Below is a genomic region from Homo sapiens chromosome X, GRCh38.p14 Primary Assembly.
CTTTGCCAAGTTCTTGCCTAATAAATGGCTTTGTTACTTCTTCCTTAGTTATCTTCCAGGTCTCCATGACAATATGGTAAGTTTTCAGAGAGCAGGGCCTACtcctgtgtgtgtatacacacgtaTGTCTTCCCTCCATATGCTTAATACACAGTGCTCCAACTCAAAagtcaaaacaaagcaaaacaaaaacacaacatcaaataaatattcattgaaaaaaacTGATGCAGCCTACTTTGTAACAAATTATATCTTGGGAATCAACGGAAAATAACCATGCATTCTATTGTACCATTTATTAACCTGCTGTAATAAATTAGGctcatttatttagttagtttatGCCTTGAGAAAACCtcaatagcattttttttctagtcaGAATTATCTGGTTTTCATATTGATGGTCTTTTACTTCAATCACCAAATGCAGTAGCCAACATGACCAAAACATATttatccatttaacaaatatgaaATGGTTGCCTACTGTGTGCAAGTAATGTTTAGGATGTGGAAAAGCATGTGGATAAATCAAAGTTCATGTTCTGGgcaggaagacatacaaataaatagTATATCAAGCAAAACACTAAAAAGGAAAGATGAGATAACATAAGAAATTAATGAGTTGACTCCActcagagcagaaaaaaaatctttagtgaGACAAATAGAGTGGTGAACAGAAAAAGCAGGTGATAGTGGTTAAGAACCAGGGCTTTCAAGTTAAATAAAACTGAACTCAAAGCCAATTCCACTATTTACTGTGTGcccttggacaaattatttaatttccctgAGCCCAGCaggctcatctgtaaaatggggataataatagacATTCCACCTCATAAGATTATTATAAGAATTATGTAAGATAATTCTTGTAAAATTCTTAACATGGTGCTAGACACAGAGCAAGCAATTAGTATATTGCATTTATTATTGTGATAGTTTTGAAACAGTGAATAACAtttctaataattatttcaaaaccagATTTCCTTACACAATAGCATATATTGTGAAAAaacatatatccaaaatatatatatatatccattcactctacaaatacaaatactGCTAAATGCAGAGGATTGCTCCACCCAGATTGCTCTTTCGGGGTGAGGAGCTCATTCCCCCAGTAGCTGCTTGGAATTTGGCTGCTGAAGACACAGTCGATTCCTACTTTGGGGATTGCCCTCCTCCACTGAACTGCCTAGGCTAAGGTTACACTCCGCTCCTGGTAGATGCTGGAGTATAAAAGCTGACCCTCTTGTTTCCATTTGTAACCATTTTGAAGGGTCACCCTAGCTCCAGGGGCTCCCTGTGAGATGGGCGGAAGCCTCTGTGGAAATCTCTTCTGCTTCCTTCACTCCATCACAGACATTGTTCCCAAGACCACTCCTCAAGGAACTTACCaatctccatctcagagtctgCCTTCCCAGCGAACCTGAATTAAGCCAAGTAACCACTATATGGACAACGCACTACTGTTAGGCAGGGTTGGCAAGCTTCTTCTGTCAAGGACCAGGCAGTAAGGGTTTTAGGCTTTGGTGAGCCATATTCTCTATCACTtttactcaactctgccattctagtgtgaaagcagccagagacaacacataaacaaatgggcactgctgtgttccaataaaactttattttatggacactgaatttgaattttatataattttcacccATCACAAAATACtgttcttattttgctttttttttttcaaccatttaaataTTGGAAAAATCATTCTTTGCTCGTGGGAGTTCAAAAGCAGGCAGCAGGCTAGATCTGGTCAATGGGCCATAGTTTGACAATCCCTGAGCCAGAGGAAAGATGCGATGCAGAGCAGTGAAGCTACTATTCTAGTGAATGAGTTTACAGAATTTGATATCATGGGACCCTACAGCTTGTAACCTTGTTCCAAGGACATGGAAGACCCCTTCCTGGCTCCAGGTCAAGAGGGcatggagaaaaggaagaggtaaaaaaagggaaacaataagattcataatttctttctttctttttttttgagacggagtttcgctcttgtcgcccaggctggagtgcaatggtgcaatcttggctcactgcaacctccacctcctgggttcaagcaattctcctgcctcagcctcccaagcagatgggattacaggcgcctgccaccatgcccggttaatttttgtatttttagtagagacagggtttcgccacgttggccaggctggtctcaaacacctgacctcaggtgatccacccacctcggcctcccaaagtgctggggttacaggcatgagccaccgcacctggtctcaTAATTTCTTTTGAAGCTTAGTACCAAGAAAATCAAACACAGCAAAATAACACTAAATGGTTTAGTGCTATGTGGTGTTTTTCATTTAGACAACTTCATCTCTACCAGGAAACAGATGTAGGAGATTTGAGTGGCTGTTTTGTGGCTGTGTCTGTAACTAAGAaaccattcaaaaataaaaacacaattataATTTGTTACAGTTTTAATATTTACAAACAATATACCTTTAAATGATCTGATACAGAATAGACAAAGGAGagataaacatattttgaaaactgtttgACCCTATCTTTCTACCCAAATATAGCAGCCTTCTACAGTCCATCTCCTTCAAAAAGAAACAAGTTGGATGAATTTATTTGGGTAACAAATATATTCTTAACTCTTTACCCTGAaaccttttgactttttttttttttttgagacgggagtctcactcttgttgcccaggctggagtgcaatggagcgacctcggctcactgcaacctctgcctctcaggttcaagagattctcctgcctcagcctccctagtagctgggattacaggtacccaccaccatgtccagctaattttttgtatttttagtagagatggggtttcaccatattggccaggccggtctcgaattcctgacgtcaggtaatccacccacatcagcctccgaaatgctgggattacaggcgtgagccactacacccggccaccTTTTGGCCTTTTTGTTTCATCTCATTTGactgtcttcttttttaattcctATGTTTCTTCAAATGAATTAACCGTTtcttttttgatcatttttatttttgcttccttgCTGTACACACCTCTCTTTGAAATCATTCCTTATGGCTCCTCTTACCATATTCCTTCATCAAGTGTAATATTATGAGATTTCTCCATGATTCACACATGACTTCCAGCTGATCTTTACTTCTCTAGCCCTTAATTCCCCTTCACTAACCCCTCCTGCACATTCtcagaataaatggataaagtgtTGCTTCATGTTTAAGTAAATGCGAGACAGTAATGGAAGCATCCTCTCTATGGATTTACATTGCTATACTGAGAAATATGGAGACTAGGAGTGCTAATTTCAGTAATTTCAGTTGACATCAATTGCAATAGGCGGCTAAAGACTATATCTCTGGCTTTTGAGGTCTCCAGATTCTTCTCTCTAGACACTTGAAGACTGATTTGGTCTACACTTGTCATGATGAGTTCAGACGCCAGAATCTGGGTAGGAGAACTGTCATGAAACACGGTGTCCATAATGTACTGTTTATATAACTCCACAACCTTCTGCTCCAGGTACTCATTCAGAACTGCATTAGAAATAGGATTCTGCATTTGCAAGCTGCTTTTCTCTTTGATGCTTGTTATTCTCCAATAGGATGAGTACCGCTGGATAGGTTTTTGGGGAAAGTCACTGGGCTGAGTAGAAATGGAATCCTCCATGGGTAAAGGAATCTCAGATGACTTCAGCAAAGGGCCatattcaaaactgctctcagaGGGAAAATCTGTTGTCACTGAATTAATGGCCATCACCTGGCCCCCTGCAATCTGTAAGTCATTATAATTCTTGCAAATACTTTTGCAAGAAGATGGAACCAAGTAGGTCTCTCTGCTGGCATCTCTACATATTTCAACTGCAGCCAAGTTTGGGCTTTCAAACACAGGATTGGGGTTTGTCTGCAGCACTGTGACTCTCTGACTTCTGCTATGTTGGCTCTCTCTTGAATGCACTGAAGAGATAAACTTGCCAGATGATTTGCAGCTCACGTAGAGACTTCTGACTTGTGTTTCATCCACAGAGGAATAGGAAAGGGTAGCAACAGAATttgtctcctcttccttttccccagCCACCTGCTCATTATAAGAGGCACAACTCCAGTGGATGTCATTCCAGTACTCAAGTCCACTGAGATACCCTTCTGACAGCATTCTGGAAAGAGAATTGATGAGTAAGAATGGGGAAAAAGAATACTGAAATTTTAGAAGTTGGCACTTGATATATCAAAAAATAAGGACAATGAATAAATTcactttattcattcaccaaGCTCGTACTAATTCTgtgcctactgtgtaccaggacTATGGCATGTGCtaaggatataaaaatgaaaagcacacaATTCCATCCTTCAGGAAGTTTCCCACTATAGGAAAAAATCAACTAGATATAAACAATTCCAACATTGTATCACTGAGGATTATAATAGTGATAGGTAAAAAGGAAGTACAGGGGTGGGGGGGTCCCTAACTTAGCCTGGGGCAAAGGGGGAGAAGTCACAGGATGTGTCATAGGGAAGGTGATATTTCAGCTGAATGCTAAAGAGTAATTAGGAGTTCCAGCCATAGGAACAGGCTTATAAGATAATATGGTGGCATGACCTACTCACCACATACAAAGAAGCTGAGCACAAGCAGAAGGAATTGGGAAAATAGGCTGAAATTGGATCGTGAAGAGCCTTGGCAGTCAGGCAAAAGCATTTACATTCTGCCCCGTAGGAAATGAACAGTGATCTAGAAGTTGCAGATTGGAGAGAAACATGGCTAGTGGATTATGagcaaaacaatgagaaaatctGTGGCAAATTCTACTGAAAACAAGTGCTGTGTCTTACTTAACTTTGTATTGGATCCCTAGGAGCTAGCACAGTTACTTGCATTTCTACAGAGACTCAAAAGGTATTTGTTAATTTGagttaaagaattttcaacaatGACATGGTATGAAATTAATTTGTGCTCAACACATCATGAAGTACCACAAAGCCTACCCTGCCTTTGTATCCCAGAAtaaatttccttctctctccctcccagttCTCAGAATACATCCTGAAAATGTCTCTGTATCTAACTGATGTGTTTACCTCCTAGTTACCAAGGAGCTTTTCTGACCATAGACTTTCCCCACATCTGCCTCCCCTCCCTACCCCCAGCAATTGTCACTGGTCTAGAGTGGCTAGAACAGGCTAGAAACCAGCAGCTGCATTTTCTAAAAACAGAACACACTGGCATTCCCGGCACTGGGGCAAAAGGCAACAGCAAGGAAAACTGGTCCTCTTGGGCCTCGAGAGCTGGGCTTCTGAAACAGACCTGTCAACTTGAGCCTGAACTTGTAAtgtcaaataagaaaagaaggatTTTTTTAACCATACATAAAggtccttttaaaaattgttaacatCTCTTTTACATTCATGTAATTATTGTTTCCCaggtaaataaaatgtttcccttttttaaaaattgtataagggtaagatagtaattttttttttctcttttggaactATTCCTGGTTTATTTAGcaaatctcaatttttttaatgtttactatATTCTGGGCACAGTTATGTGCCATGAAGACACTAAGCTAAAGGTCTTCAACAAATCCATGAAGTAATTTCTGTATGCTGAACACACTtataaggattaaaaaaaaaaaaaaagttgtcctCTCCTTTAAAATCTATGTGAAGTTCTGCCCTCAAACCTAATATGCAGGTGAAAAGGCCAATCTTACCTACACGGAAAgataagaaacagagaaagagtttaTCATAAAGAACTAATGGGGATGCACTTACTTCCTGGCCCTCAACACCCTACCCCCACCTAGGCTTTAGCTAGGGCATTCTGCCTTCAAGTCCTCAGAATATCATTGTGGAAAATCAGAGCATAAATGATCGTTGACTTTTGAGTATCTAAATGGGCTTTAGAAACTCCTGGCAGAAATAATCGTTTGGGAGAAATGACTTTTGAGAAACCATAACCTGAGCTTTTACACCTCAGAATCCAGAACCATGAAGGACTTAAGGCATAATATTTATGCACTAATAATAAACTTAAGTAGACTGAGTCCCCCATGGAGGGAAAAAGTATGTCTCCAGAGAGATTTGGGAGCCAAGAGTAGACAGGTTTGCAAAATTATCTCATGCCCGGCATGGTGCAGGAGCAGAAGGAGAGACAGCCACACAGATCACCTGGGCGGGCCAGCATGAGGCTGCCTCATCAAGTCTGCTCACACATCAGCATGCTGCTGAGAGCCTCAAATCCTGGAGAAGACCTACAGTTGGGGTGGAAAGATCGCAGACATGATCTCCATAGACTACAAACCAGGGACCAGATGAATGGTAAGTTGCCATGGATACCAGTATGGCTACATGATGACAACCAAAGATATCCCCCACCCACTCCCATCCTCAGCTGACCCTAAGGTTTTATATAAACAATCTAAAACTTAGACGCACATCCAAGGAGGAGGGAGCCCTGAAGTGACTGAGGAAATCCTGATTGACAGTGAGTACTTTCCCACCACTCTGGAGAAAGTGAGCTCAAAAAAGATATCCAATTGAGGTTGAAGAAAGCAAGGATCCCTAGGAAAGATAGCAGAATAGGcacatgcatgtatttttttttcctttccaaacttcactaaaacaacaataaatggtttttaaaaaggtataatacacacacacacacacacacacacacacacacaaatacacacacaaaaaaaaaacaacaggagAAGAGACCAGTACAACAACATTTTAGAAGCTGAGAAGCAGGAGATTGAGGATTAATGACAGGAGACCTAAGAAAACTGAATCTTACAAGAgccatggtgatatggtttgctgtgtccccacccaaatctcatcttgaattgtagttcccataatccccacgtgtcgtgggagggaccatgtggagatcattgaatcatggaggtggtttcccccatcctgttctcgtgatagagagttagttctcacgagatccaatggttttataaggggttttccccttctctgggcactcattctctctcctgccaccctgtgaagaggtgcctaccaccatgattgtgtttcctgaggctccccagccctgcagaactgagtcaattaaacctctttcctttataaattacccagtctcaggcagttctttatagcagcatgagaatggactaatacacatggggAAAGCGAAGAGCCAATCTGACTTAAATTCCCCTAAATGTTGAGGAATTGGTGGTACCAGATGCCTTTTTGGAATGAGAGTAAAGGGGATATACCTAAAGTAAGAAATATcgaaaatctatttaaaaagcaGTCAGAAACCCAGATCATCTTTCACACCTGGCCATGCAGCCAGGTGACACTCCCCATCCTTAACCCCAAAGAAAAACTTGAAATGTAGTCTCTAAAGAGTGAAACAGAGGGTCTCTGGAGTAGGGAATACCAGTTGAGGGTAAAGTTACTGAATTGATAATAGATCAATTAAATAAACATACGCATATTTTTGCTGAGATCCATGACCTCTCTCCCCTTACTCAGCTCCAAGAATGCTAGCAAGAGGAGTATCCACCTTCTAGGCAGGATATTGGGAAGAATGTTTTGGGGAATCTGACTTGTCTGAGAAGAAGAGCAATTGACATCAGAGGTTCCCCAACTCAACAGGCAACCAGATCATCCTTTATTTAAGCCCACAATTAATAGAGCCTATTGAGCTTTTTGGATCTTTATCCTTAAGTATGAGTAGAATTCTGAAACATCTGAGGAAAAGTCTGATATGAGAAACATCAAAATAGTCATTTAGAGGAAACAAACTTAGGGTAGGGTGAAGGAGGTGGCAGATTCTACcatcaatattcttaaagagtTAAGGTATAATATAATCATGAATTACAAATTGGATgctataaaaaagaagaattctgaagctgttagaaattaaaaatgataattttaaaccTCAATGGAAGGATTGAAAAGTAAAGGTGAggcaaattattattttgaaagcaGAACAAAATTAcaagatggaaaataaaactaGAGAGGACCAGTCCAGGAGATCTATTATCTGAATAATAGGAGGTTCAGAAAGAGAGACcagagaaaacagaggagaaattCAAAGACACAACTTAAGAATATTTCCCAGAATGGAAAGACATAAGTTATCAAAATAGTGAGTGAAAATCGATCTATACCTCCTCTCATGAATGTGAAATGATAGAACACTTGGGACAAAGAGAAGATCCTATAAGCTTCCAGAATGAAAAAAAGAGTCACAAAAAAAGACCAAGAACCAGAATCTtcagacttctcaacagcaacatAAGAAACaataagacaatgaaaaaatgtctacaaattctgaattttaattcAACTAGTTATTTTCAACCGAGACCAAGTTATCAATTAAGTATGATgatagaataaatatatttctaggtTACAAGTCTCAAATAGCTGATTTTCCAAGCACCTTTCTCAGAAAGTCAATAGACTATGTGCTCCACTGAAAGGAgtaagtaaaacaataaaatggagaCAAAGGATACAGGAAACAGGAAATCCAGCACAGGAGAGAAACAAACAGCCCTTAAACTCGGATAGCCTGAGCCCTTGTTCTAAACCCTGCAATGTAAAGGGCCTCACTCTGGCCCTCCTTAAGTTGCACCTCTCCCAACAGGGTAAGGAGTTCTAGAGTCCAACATGATGGGAGGCCACCCAGCCTCTATACTGCTGCCTTCTATCTCACACTTCTAGTATTCAGGACCTCAGAATTCCCTGCTCAGATGGCAGACCCAATTACAGAGTCTGCACAGGCTCCTCCCCAAATCCATCATGATTAGGGCAGACTTGGGGAAACTGAACATGCACACACCTCTAGGCCCAAAAGATGATGAAGAGGTGGTTTTTAGTGAGGGCTGTAGACAGAGCTTAGGTGTATGGGCTGAATGTCAAGGATAGCCAGGACTGGGAAAAGCAGATGGAAGGGCTGAAGACTGAGGCTCCCCATTTTTTGTCCTAGGCCCAGAAGTTGTGAAGAGGAGACCTACCCATGATGACAGTGAAAAGACATTCTGGGATGAAAGCTGCATATGTAACAGGCTTAAAAGGCAACCAGGCTGATTAGAACAGATCGGAAGGCTTCTGAAGCTAAAGATAAAATTGAAGACAACTGAAAAGGTCTGACCATCATGAAATACAATTTATACAATTGACTACAAACTTTGGGgataaattagaaaaagctaagcaaatgaaaaatctagACCAGCACTGTCCAACAGAGCTTCCTGGGATGATGGAATGATCTATATCTGTGTTGTCTAAAATGGCAGCCAATAGCTACATGTAGTTATTGGGTACTTGTAATATGGCTAAGGcaactcaatttttaatttagtttaaattaattttaattgtcaCATGACTACTCTATGGAACAGCAAAGACTTAGAAAATAGTGAAGGTgataacataaaatttttaaatactgaagaTTGCTAATTATAACtgcagtattttttttgtttttttgtttttttgttttttgagacagtctcactccttcacctaggctggaatgcagtggtgtgatctcggctcactgtaacctccacctcccaggttcaagtgattcttgtgcctcagcctcccgagtagctgggaccacaggtgcacgccaccactcccagctaatttttgtattcttagtagagatgaggtttcaccatgttggccaggctggtctcgaactcctgacctgaagcgatccacctaccttggcctcccaaagtgctgggattacaggcatgagccactgcacccagcctataattGCAATTTAAAGTTCATTGGTTGATCGCCATTATAGCATACTATGACAGTTATTTTTAGCATACTAAAGTAACATCTGAGTAATTAATTTGTTTCTGTATTCCTTTCAAGGGATGTCAGAAAGGAGCTAACAAAAGATAGTAAagccaggccaggcgtggtggctcatgcctgtaatcccagcactttgggaagccgaggcaggtggatcacatgaggtcagaagtttgagaccagcctggccaacatagtgaaactccgtctttactaaaaatacaaaaattagccaggcatggtggcgcatgcctgcaatcccagctactcaggaggatgaggcaggagaatcgcttgaacccaggaggtggaggttgcagtgagccgagattgagccactgcactccagcctggatggcagagtgaaactctgtctcaaaaacaaacaaataaaaaaaagagagatggtaAAGCCAGAGCATAAACTATTAGATGTTGGGTAATGAAATGGGATTAGAACACttatttgagacttttttttgtttcattattttgaaacaaagatgatatagaatttcttttaaagttttttaaatgcttCTATTTGGAGAAGTCTGGAATGCCTGTGTGAATTGTTCAACGAAAAATtgtaaagatattttcattttaattgtgcATTCTTTTAGGTCATCTCTGAGGTGACAAAAGTGCT
It encodes:
- the TASL gene encoding TLR adapter interacting with SLC15A4 on the lysosome; protein product: MLSEGYLSGLEYWNDIHWSCASYNEQVAGEKEEETNSVATLSYSSVDETQVRSLYVSCKSSGKFISSVHSRESQHSRSQRVTVLQTNPNPVFESPNLAAVEICRDASRETYLVPSSCKSICKNYNDLQIAGGQVMAINSVTTDFPSESSFEYGPLLKSSEIPLPMEDSISTQPSDFPQKPIQRYSSYWRITSIKEKSSLQMQNPISNAVLNEYLEQKVVELYKQYIMDTVFHDSSPTQILASELIMTSVDQISLQVSREKNLETSKARDIVFSRLLQLMSTEITEISTPSLHISQYSNVNP